A window of the Corallococcus soli genome harbors these coding sequences:
- a CDS encoding cupin domain-containing protein, with protein sequence MNEKFHSADFDKTPPRPRVVIPERLAHPAVEGAGEHGDYSKARKHPVFFVDLPSHALSMTIGWLEPGQSSNRHRHTYETLLFVLEGEGYSYVGGKRVDWKAGDAVYVPVWAWHNHVNTGAGRARYLACENAPMLQNMGGIALREEVPDRGDQLFDKSHDVEGGAR encoded by the coding sequence ATGAACGAGAAATTTCACTCCGCTGACTTCGACAAGACGCCCCCTCGCCCCCGTGTGGTCATACCAGAGCGGCTCGCCCACCCCGCGGTGGAGGGCGCGGGTGAGCACGGGGACTACTCGAAGGCCCGGAAGCATCCGGTGTTCTTCGTCGACCTGCCCTCCCATGCGCTCAGCATGACCATTGGCTGGCTCGAGCCCGGCCAGTCCTCCAACCGCCACCGCCATACCTACGAGACCCTCCTGTTCGTCCTCGAAGGAGAGGGCTACTCATACGTCGGGGGCAAGCGGGTCGACTGGAAGGCGGGAGACGCCGTCTACGTGCCCGTGTGGGCGTGGCACAACCACGTGAACACCGGCGCGGGCCGCGCGCGCTACCTGGCGTGCGAGAACGCCCCGATGTTGCAGAACATGGGCGGCATCGCGCTTCGTGAAGAGGTCCCCGACCGGGGGGACCAGCTCTTCGACAAGAGCCACGACGTGGAAGGGGGCGCGCGATGA
- a CDS encoding FAD-dependent oxidoreductase, whose product MNGSFDIIVIGGGSIGLAAAHYAAREGKRVLVLERFDYFNDKGASSGVERQFRIQYNEKEISQLVLDSIPLWEELQSEYSVELLKTVGCLWFGNSKVTGAEGQIEAVTQVMRELDLPYETLGVRDIEDRFGFKQLPSAYSGFFQRHGAAIHVQATLKTLHRSCVESGHVTLKSRIAVQRIESKPEGVTVDTDQGVYHGARLVVTAGPYVNEVLSLLGVQLDLVIWEMVGAYFRQTDPAVKFPTWISFDEKSGDDPMLYYGFPETDWAHSSPYVRVAANYPVRTFRDVREYKQVADPRCVQQISDWVKRHMKGLDPEPRFASSCICALVTEPGNEGVLRREIIMDFAPESVPHHRNVVVCASGWNYKLVPLLGKICTELALRGECQYDLSKLRFSADVMAPPAR is encoded by the coding sequence ATGAACGGTTCTTTTGACATCATTGTCATCGGTGGCGGCTCCATCGGCCTGGCCGCCGCCCACTACGCTGCCCGCGAAGGGAAGCGGGTGCTCGTCCTCGAGCGCTTCGATTATTTCAACGACAAGGGCGCTTCGAGTGGGGTCGAACGCCAGTTCCGCATCCAATACAATGAAAAAGAGATATCGCAGCTCGTCCTCGACTCAATCCCCCTGTGGGAGGAGCTGCAATCTGAATATTCCGTCGAGCTGCTCAAGACCGTGGGTTGCCTGTGGTTCGGCAACTCGAAAGTCACCGGGGCCGAGGGCCAGATTGAAGCCGTGACCCAGGTCATGCGCGAGCTTGACCTCCCCTACGAGACGCTGGGCGTTCGCGACATCGAAGACCGCTTCGGGTTCAAGCAGTTGCCGTCAGCCTACAGTGGCTTCTTCCAGCGGCATGGCGCCGCCATCCATGTCCAGGCCACGCTGAAGACGCTCCACCGGAGCTGCGTGGAGAGCGGGCACGTCACGCTCAAGAGCCGGATCGCCGTCCAGCGGATCGAGTCGAAGCCGGAGGGCGTCACGGTCGATACGGATCAAGGTGTCTATCATGGCGCCAGGCTGGTCGTGACGGCCGGTCCCTACGTCAACGAGGTGCTGTCGTTGCTGGGGGTTCAGCTCGATCTCGTGATCTGGGAGATGGTGGGCGCATACTTCCGGCAGACCGACCCGGCCGTGAAGTTCCCCACCTGGATCTCGTTCGACGAGAAGTCCGGCGATGATCCCATGCTCTATTACGGGTTCCCCGAGACCGACTGGGCCCATTCCAGTCCCTACGTCCGGGTGGCCGCCAACTACCCGGTGAGGACCTTCCGGGACGTCCGTGAATACAAGCAGGTCGCGGACCCGCGGTGCGTCCAGCAGATCAGCGACTGGGTGAAGCGTCACATGAAGGGGCTTGATCCGGAGCCCCGGTTCGCCTCGTCCTGCATCTGCGCGCTGGTGACCGAGCCCGGGAACGAGGGGGTCCTTCGCCGCGAGATCATCATGGACTTCGCGCCCGAATCGGTGCCGCACCACCGCAACGTCGTCGTCTGTGCTTCGGGCTGGAACTACAAGCTCGTGCCGCTCCTGGGGAAGATCTGCACGGAGCTCGCGCTCCGGGGGGAATGCCAGTACGACCTCTCGAAGCTGCGATTCTCCGCCGACGTCATGGCACCACCTGCGCGCTGA
- a CDS encoding CBS domain-containing protein — protein sequence MAMQRVSEVMTPDVETLRPSDSLKVAAIKMRDLDVGPMPVCDGDELVGIVTDRDIVVRAVAQGLDMEGTQVAQAMTRGVDYVFEDDDVTQAAEKMRASKIRRILVLNQDKRLVGILALGDIAEELDAQESGRTLGAISADSAPAPH from the coding sequence ATGGCGATGCAACGAGTGAGTGAAGTGATGACCCCGGACGTGGAGACCCTCCGCCCGTCCGACTCCTTGAAGGTGGCCGCGATCAAGATGCGCGACCTGGACGTAGGCCCCATGCCCGTCTGCGACGGCGACGAGCTGGTGGGAATCGTCACCGACCGGGACATCGTGGTGCGCGCGGTGGCGCAGGGCCTGGACATGGAGGGGACCCAGGTGGCCCAGGCCATGACGCGCGGCGTGGACTACGTCTTCGAAGACGACGACGTCACCCAGGCGGCCGAGAAGATGAGGGCCTCGAAGATCCGCCGCATCCTGGTGTTGAACCAGGACAAGCGGCTGGTGGGCATCCTCGCCCTGGGAGACATCGCGGAGGAGCTGGACGCGCAGGAGAGTGGCAGGACGCTCGGCGCCATCTCCGCGGACTCCGCGCCGGCACCGCATTGA
- a CDS encoding NADPH-dependent F420 reductase, with product MKIGILGTGHIGKTLVRRLSAAGHDVKVANSRGPETIGADVLEHGGRAVTAAEAVANVDVVILSIPLNRLAGIAPLIASVPAETVVIDTSNYYPARDSRIDAIEAGQVESLWVAEQLGRPVVKAWNSIGSDSFAKKARAPGSPDRIALPVAGNSERERKVGMALVDDTGFDAFDAGTLAESWRQQPGAPCYGTDLTREQMASALAAAERARLPKRRDLAVAAFMERLGDGTTNPDAEYGVRLSRALYM from the coding sequence ATGAAGATTGGCATCCTGGGGACCGGCCACATCGGGAAGACCCTGGTTCGAAGGCTGAGTGCGGCCGGACATGACGTGAAGGTAGCCAACTCCCGTGGCCCGGAGACGATCGGGGCTGACGTGCTGGAACACGGCGGGCGCGCGGTCACGGCGGCGGAAGCCGTCGCGAACGTTGACGTCGTGATCCTCTCGATTCCCCTCAACCGTCTTGCCGGGATCGCGCCGCTCATCGCCAGCGTCCCCGCCGAGACGGTCGTCATCGACACCTCGAACTACTACCCGGCGCGCGACAGCAGGATCGACGCAATCGAAGCCGGTCAGGTCGAGAGCCTGTGGGTGGCCGAGCAGCTGGGCCGGCCGGTCGTGAAGGCATGGAACTCCATCGGCTCCGACTCCTTCGCGAAGAAGGCCAGGGCCCCAGGGAGCCCGGACCGCATCGCGCTTCCCGTTGCAGGGAATAGCGAGAGAGAACGCAAGGTGGGGATGGCGCTCGTCGATGACACCGGGTTCGACGCCTTCGATGCAGGGACGCTTGCGGAGTCGTGGCGGCAGCAGCCTGGCGCGCCGTGCTACGGCACGGACCTCACCCGCGAGCAGATGGCGAGCGCCCTTGCCGCGGCAGAGCGCGCGCGACTGCCGAAGCGGCGCGACCTGGCTGTTGCGGCCTTCATGGAACGGCTGGGAGACGGCACGACGAACCCAGACGCGGAATACGGCGTCCGCCTGAGTCGTGCGTTGTACATGTGA
- a CDS encoding bestrophin family protein, with amino-acid sequence MIVRPRPGFFRLLFVVRGTILPRVLPHILGIAGLACLVVFTFEQGYLRLRVTSPAPLSLLGIALSIFLGFRNNACYDRWWEARKQWGALIIEVRALTHAAIALLDDGRAEQPVAGQQAARRLVHRNIAFAHALAAHLRGYDAREDLSRFLEEPELSRVLASGNRPNALLREHQRELATLLREGRLTDITWGALNERVHALMSVFTACERIRFTPLPFAYTVLLHRTAYLFCLLLPFGLAEAMGWFTPVLSAMIAYTFFGLDRLSDELEEPFGTAPNDLPLLAMTRTAEINLLEALGEPQPEPLRSENFILP; translated from the coding sequence GTGATCGTCCGCCCCCGCCCTGGCTTCTTCCGCCTCCTCTTCGTCGTGCGAGGCACCATCCTGCCGCGCGTCCTGCCCCACATCCTGGGCATCGCGGGGCTCGCCTGCCTCGTCGTCTTCACGTTCGAGCAGGGCTACCTGCGGCTGCGGGTCACCTCCCCCGCGCCCCTGTCGCTGCTCGGCATCGCGCTCTCCATCTTCCTCGGGTTCCGGAACAACGCCTGCTACGACCGCTGGTGGGAGGCGCGCAAGCAGTGGGGCGCGCTCATCATCGAGGTGCGCGCGTTGACCCACGCGGCCATCGCGCTGCTGGACGACGGGCGCGCCGAACAGCCCGTCGCGGGGCAGCAGGCGGCGCGGAGGCTCGTGCACCGCAACATCGCCTTCGCGCACGCGCTCGCCGCGCACCTGCGCGGATACGACGCGCGGGAGGACCTCTCCCGCTTCCTGGAGGAGCCCGAGCTTTCGCGCGTGCTGGCCAGCGGGAACCGCCCGAACGCGCTGCTGCGCGAGCATCAGCGCGAGCTGGCCACGCTGCTTCGCGAGGGCCGGCTCACCGACATCACCTGGGGTGCACTGAACGAGCGGGTGCACGCCCTGATGAGTGTGTTCACCGCCTGCGAGCGCATCCGCTTCACCCCGCTGCCCTTCGCCTACACCGTGCTCCTGCACCGCACCGCGTACCTCTTCTGCCTGCTGCTGCCTTTCGGGCTCGCGGAGGCGATGGGGTGGTTCACGCCCGTGCTCTCAGCGATGATCGCCTACACCTTCTTCGGGCTGGACCGCTTGAGCGACGAGCTGGAGGAGCCCTTCGGCACCGCGCCCAACGACCTGCCCCTGCTCGCGATGACGCGCACTGCGGAGATCAACCTGCTGGAAGCGCTGGGAGAGCCCCAACCCGAACCGCTGCGCTCCGAGAACTTCATCCTCCCCTAG
- a CDS encoding MarR family winged helix-turn-helix transcriptional regulator → MAPKQRTVGTQLSFALYGAANRMARLHKPFLEPLGLTFPQYLVLLELLNGAPLAVGELGTRLGMDTGTITPLVKRLESAGFVARTRDRTDERRVLVDLTAHSRGLAAEVRGITDKIKSACQLTDQRLDDLRRTLEALAHPADE, encoded by the coding sequence ATGGCTCCGAAACAGCGAACCGTCGGCACACAGCTCTCCTTCGCGCTCTATGGAGCGGCGAACCGGATGGCGCGTCTACACAAGCCCTTCCTTGAGCCGCTGGGCCTGACCTTTCCTCAGTATCTCGTGCTCCTTGAGCTGCTGAATGGCGCGCCCCTGGCCGTTGGAGAACTTGGCACCCGCCTTGGCATGGACACGGGCACCATCACGCCACTGGTCAAGCGGCTTGAGAGCGCCGGCTTCGTAGCGCGCACCCGCGACCGCACCGACGAACGCCGCGTGCTGGTCGACCTGACAGCCCATAGCCGCGGCCTCGCAGCAGAGGTCCGGGGCATCACGGACAAGATCAAGTCGGCATGCCAGCTCACCGACCAGCGCCTGGACGACCTCCGTCGCACGCTCGAAGCGCTCGCCCACCCGGCCGACGAATGA
- a CDS encoding DUF642 domain-containing protein, with the protein MALGLGLVLAGCGGPESQEADAPELGAVQQGINKVTNSGFEAAPSGSYNYTVLTSSATTLTNWTVGGSIKVMHSTYKTPNSGTKSVDLNGYGAGSIEQTIATVPGNGYTVRFYVALPPSCTGTRNATLTYGPSTASVSNSLPGWTLRTYVFTATTSSTLIKLQSTSTGSSCGLAIDDLTVDGP; encoded by the coding sequence GTGGCTCTGGGGCTGGGACTCGTGCTGGCGGGATGTGGCGGTCCCGAGTCGCAGGAGGCCGATGCGCCGGAGCTGGGCGCGGTGCAGCAGGGCATCAACAAGGTCACCAACAGTGGCTTCGAGGCGGCGCCGTCAGGCTCCTACAACTACACGGTCCTCACCTCGAGCGCGACGACGCTGACCAACTGGACCGTGGGCGGCAGCATCAAGGTGATGCACAGCACGTACAAGACGCCGAACAGCGGGACCAAGTCCGTTGACCTGAACGGCTACGGCGCGGGCAGCATCGAGCAGACCATCGCCACCGTTCCGGGCAATGGCTACACGGTGCGCTTCTACGTGGCACTCCCCCCCAGTTGCACGGGAACGCGCAACGCGACGCTCACCTACGGCCCGTCCACGGCGAGCGTCTCCAACTCCCTGCCGGGCTGGACCCTGCGCACGTACGTCTTCACCGCGACGACCTCCAGCACGCTCATCAAGCTGCAGAGCACGTCCACCGGCTCAAGCTGCGGTCTGGCCATCGACGACCTCACCGTCGACGGTCCGTGA
- a CDS encoding PLP-dependent aminotransferase family protein has translation MKGSRIETVRGPVRRPWRFDLVLERGGTVSQQTQLARALVQEIQRGRLPPGAMLPGSRTLATQLGVNRKVVVAAVEELVAQGWLETLPASGTRVAALLPSLAVADTEVRPPRTARPVRGEASLVSITDGLPDTRIAPLEELARAYRRALRAFSRTASGYTDAAGDPGLREVLSGFVNQARGLSTTSAEVFLTRGSQGALGLYALSMLARGHVVAAETPGYAPAWRAFEFAGAEVVHIPVDGGGMRTDILEETARTLRGRLKAVYVTPHHQYPTSVSMMPERRMHLLHLAERFDFTVLEDDYDYEYHFEGNPLLPLHATAGSRRVVYIASLSKLLAPAIRLGYLVASPECIRKLGETRTVLERQGDPVLERAIAELFEDGTLQQHARRARRVYKERRDHLLGQLSGTPSLRAGLAYSVPTGGLALWLRLRQGSAESFAARAREERLLIAPGSTYLHEGRLAALRFGFAAHDTDELSRICDALSRCVSR, from the coding sequence ATGAAAGGCTCCAGAATCGAGACAGTGAGGGGTCCAGTTCGCCGGCCCTGGCGGTTCGACCTGGTCCTGGAGCGGGGCGGTACGGTCTCGCAACAGACGCAGCTGGCTCGCGCCCTGGTTCAGGAGATCCAGCGAGGACGTCTCCCTCCAGGCGCCATGTTGCCTGGGAGCCGAACGCTCGCGACCCAACTGGGAGTGAACCGCAAGGTCGTGGTGGCGGCCGTCGAGGAGCTCGTCGCGCAAGGCTGGCTGGAGACCCTCCCTGCCTCGGGGACGCGCGTCGCCGCCCTCCTCCCTTCGTTGGCGGTCGCCGACACCGAAGTGCGCCCACCGCGCACGGCACGCCCGGTCCGAGGAGAGGCCTCGCTCGTGTCCATCACGGATGGCCTGCCCGACACACGAATCGCGCCCCTGGAGGAGTTGGCGCGGGCATACCGTCGAGCGCTTCGCGCGTTCAGCCGGACCGCGTCGGGGTACACCGACGCCGCGGGCGATCCGGGACTCCGCGAGGTGCTCTCCGGCTTCGTCAACCAGGCACGCGGGCTCTCCACGACGAGCGCCGAAGTGTTCCTGACCCGGGGAAGCCAGGGCGCGCTCGGACTCTACGCGCTGTCAATGCTCGCACGCGGGCACGTGGTCGCCGCGGAGACGCCGGGGTACGCGCCCGCGTGGCGGGCGTTCGAGTTCGCTGGAGCCGAGGTCGTCCACATCCCCGTCGACGGCGGCGGCATGAGGACAGACATCCTCGAGGAGACGGCGCGGACCCTGCGCGGACGGCTGAAGGCGGTCTACGTGACGCCGCATCATCAATACCCCACGTCTGTCTCGATGATGCCGGAGAGGCGGATGCACCTGCTCCATCTGGCCGAGCGCTTCGACTTCACGGTGCTCGAGGATGACTACGATTACGAATACCATTTCGAGGGAAATCCCCTGCTGCCGCTTCATGCCACCGCGGGTTCAAGGCGCGTCGTCTACATCGCGTCGCTCTCGAAGCTGCTCGCGCCGGCGATCCGGCTGGGCTACCTCGTCGCTTCTCCCGAGTGCATTCGCAAGCTCGGGGAGACGCGCACGGTGCTTGAGCGGCAGGGCGATCCGGTGCTTGAGCGCGCCATCGCGGAGCTGTTCGAAGACGGCACCCTTCAACAACACGCGCGGCGCGCTCGCCGCGTCTACAAGGAGCGGCGGGACCACCTCCTGGGGCAGCTCTCCGGGACCCCTTCACTGCGAGCGGGCCTTGCGTACTCCGTCCCCACTGGCGGGTTGGCCCTCTGGCTGCGGCTGCGTCAGGGAAGCGCGGAGTCATTCGCGGCGAGGGCGCGGGAGGAGCGTCTCCTCATCGCGCCGGGTTCGACGTACCTTCATGAAGGCCGGCTCGCCGCCCTTCGCTTCGGTTTCGCCGCCCACGACACGGACGAGCTGTCGCGGATCTGCGACGCCCTCTCCCGTTGCGTCTCTCGCTGA
- a CDS encoding DUF808 domain-containing protein: protein MAGSSLIALLDDIATILDDVSILTKVAAKKTAGVLGDDLALNAQQVTGVKADRELPVVWAVAKGSMVNKAILVPAALAISALAPWLVTPLLMVGGAFLCFEGFEKIAHKFLHSAEEDSAHHTQLREALTNPDVDLVALEKDKIKGAVRTDFILSAEIIAITLGTVATVGFATRVSVLVGIALIMTVGVYGLVAGIVKLDDAGLYLSRQSGSFQRSLGAGILRTAPWLMKFLSVAGTAAMFLVGGGILVHGISSLHHAEESFTAWAAAVPGVGAVLGGLAPMLLNAAVGLGAGAVLVLLFTLGKKVVKGRGAKK, encoded by the coding sequence ATGGCAGGCAGCAGCCTGATTGCGCTCCTCGACGACATCGCGACCATCCTGGATGACGTCTCCATCCTGACGAAGGTGGCGGCGAAGAAGACGGCGGGCGTGCTCGGAGACGACCTGGCGCTCAACGCACAGCAGGTCACGGGCGTGAAGGCGGACCGCGAACTGCCCGTGGTGTGGGCGGTGGCGAAGGGCTCGATGGTCAACAAGGCCATCCTGGTGCCAGCGGCGCTGGCCATCAGCGCGCTGGCGCCCTGGCTGGTGACCCCGCTGCTGATGGTGGGCGGCGCCTTCCTCTGCTTCGAGGGCTTCGAGAAGATCGCGCACAAGTTCCTGCACAGCGCGGAGGAGGACAGCGCGCACCACACCCAGCTGCGTGAGGCGCTGACGAACCCGGACGTGGACCTGGTCGCCCTGGAGAAGGACAAGATCAAGGGCGCGGTGCGCACCGACTTCATCCTCTCCGCGGAGATCATCGCCATCACCCTGGGCACCGTGGCGACGGTGGGCTTCGCCACCCGCGTGTCGGTGCTGGTGGGCATCGCCCTCATCATGACCGTGGGCGTGTACGGGCTCGTGGCGGGCATCGTGAAGCTGGACGACGCGGGGCTCTACCTCAGCCGTCAGTCCGGGAGCTTCCAGCGCAGCCTGGGCGCGGGCATCCTCCGCACGGCGCCGTGGCTGATGAAGTTCCTCTCCGTCGCGGGCACGGCGGCCATGTTCCTGGTGGGCGGCGGCATCCTCGTGCACGGCATCTCCAGCCTGCACCACGCGGAGGAGTCCTTCACCGCCTGGGCCGCGGCCGTGCCGGGCGTGGGCGCCGTCCTGGGCGGGCTCGCCCCCATGCTGCTCAACGCCGCGGTGGGGCTGGGCGCCGGGGCCGTGCTGGTGCTGCTCTTCACCCTGGGCAAGAAGGTCGTGAAGGGCCGGGGCGCGAAGAAGTAG
- a CDS encoding dihydrodipicolinate synthase family protein produces MKLRGIVSYPITPFAGGRVDEVLLGRLVEDMVGAGVHAIAPLGSTGVLPYLSDEEREQVAEVVVKRVAGRVPTLVGVSSLTTEQTVRHAKYAEKVGASAVMIIPMSYWKLGDAEILGHFDAVAKAISIPIAVYNNPATGGLDLSPDILSRLLRIPNVTMVKESTGDVNRMHRLVQLCGEDVAFYNGSNPLALAAFVAGASGWCTAAPHVIPRLNVELYEAIERGELAAARRSFYRQLPFLQFIVAHGLPRAISAALELMGTQVGPLRAPLQPLGPERVAELRQILVDLAILPAA; encoded by the coding sequence ATGAAGCTCCGCGGAATCGTCTCCTATCCCATCACCCCGTTCGCGGGGGGGCGTGTGGATGAAGTCCTCCTCGGCAGGCTCGTGGAGGACATGGTGGGCGCGGGCGTCCATGCCATTGCCCCGCTGGGGAGCACCGGCGTGTTGCCGTATCTGTCTGACGAAGAGCGGGAGCAGGTCGCGGAGGTGGTCGTCAAGCGGGTGGCGGGAAGGGTGCCCACGCTCGTCGGTGTCTCAAGCCTCACCACCGAGCAGACCGTCCGCCACGCGAAGTACGCCGAGAAGGTCGGCGCCAGCGCGGTGATGATCATCCCCATGAGCTACTGGAAGCTCGGTGATGCTGAAATCCTTGGACACTTCGACGCGGTGGCCAAGGCGATCTCCATCCCGATCGCCGTGTACAACAACCCCGCGACGGGGGGGCTCGACCTGAGCCCGGACATCCTCTCCCGGCTGCTCCGGATCCCCAACGTCACGATGGTCAAGGAGAGCACCGGCGACGTCAATCGCATGCACCGCCTGGTCCAGCTCTGCGGTGAGGACGTGGCTTTCTACAACGGGAGCAACCCGCTCGCGCTGGCGGCGTTCGTGGCGGGGGCGAGCGGTTGGTGCACCGCGGCTCCGCATGTCATCCCCCGGCTCAACGTCGAACTCTATGAGGCCATCGAGCGGGGTGAACTGGCGGCGGCTCGCCGGAGCTTCTATCGGCAGCTCCCCTTCTTGCAGTTCATCGTGGCTCACGGCCTCCCGCGCGCCATCTCCGCGGCGCTCGAACTGATGGGGACCCAGGTGGGACCGCTCCGGGCTCCGCTGCAGCCGCTCGGCCCTGAGCGTGTCGCAGAGCTCCGTCAGATCCTCGTCGACCTCGCGATCCTCCCGGCCGCGTGA
- a CDS encoding Imm49 family immunity protein: MALEELLPQVLLAPPRQQDSLRVSTLYRRLGIAGLLGTADPSTFFPNLFKSGRAFLHFLQSAPDSEKMTSRSEPFFDAIACRDDAGAAELAKHSRRTLATGKEYEEDFFYIRFLMDRFFVAATEGSARQWLDAWAALAPDDFRLAVCTALDRSDPLAFESALATAIAELLARTRALQARNALSADDAATFAHVSTEVLAWLELAERVGLPVERDSPLAPRLARPFQGMQLPSPDSWKTVESARAFEKPPVRP; this comes from the coding sequence GTGGCACTCGAGGAACTGCTCCCGCAGGTCCTCCTGGCGCCACCGCGACAGCAGGACTCCTTGAGGGTTTCGACCCTGTACCGGCGGCTCGGCATCGCGGGACTGCTGGGTACGGCGGATCCAAGCACCTTCTTTCCAAACCTCTTCAAGAGCGGACGTGCATTCCTGCACTTCCTCCAGAGCGCACCTGACTCGGAGAAGATGACGTCCAGGTCCGAGCCCTTCTTTGATGCGATCGCATGTCGTGATGACGCTGGCGCAGCGGAGCTGGCGAAGCACTCTCGGAGGACGCTCGCGACGGGCAAGGAGTACGAGGAGGACTTCTTCTACATCCGCTTCCTCATGGACCGGTTCTTCGTGGCAGCCACGGAAGGTTCGGCCCGGCAGTGGCTGGACGCGTGGGCCGCACTGGCTCCGGATGACTTCCGCCTCGCGGTCTGCACGGCGCTGGACCGCAGCGACCCGCTCGCATTCGAGAGCGCCCTTGCGACAGCCATCGCGGAACTCCTGGCTCGCACCCGGGCCTTGCAGGCCCGGAACGCCTTGAGCGCCGACGACGCGGCGACGTTCGCGCACGTGTCCACGGAGGTCCTGGCCTGGCTGGAACTCGCGGAGCGCGTGGGGCTGCCCGTGGAGCGTGATTCTCCGCTGGCCCCCCGCCTGGCGAGGCCGTTCCAGGGGATGCAACTCCCCTCCCCTGACTCCTGGAAGACCGTCGAATCAGCGCGGGCGTTCGAGAAGCCACCGGTGCGCCCATGA
- a CDS encoding imm11 family protein: MKYYLLKTLAQTRPEFCVLLKFPEDMGLKSWKLGDGVELHAGEYPQDAKIFMSDEEPGIEFPDLVPNTVRLLIVSKRLKNGMEEVNRGPVQYLPLSIYNHKKRLASTDYFVVNPLGTVDVLDTSASKIEYLDGKVVEITKYVLDPKKIAQAPDLFRIKEAPESYVVSERVLDAWRKITPKPTNITFFILDVPAT; the protein is encoded by the coding sequence GTGAAATACTATCTACTCAAGACGCTTGCCCAGACCCGGCCAGAGTTCTGCGTCCTCCTCAAGTTCCCCGAGGACATGGGCCTCAAGAGCTGGAAGCTGGGTGATGGCGTCGAACTCCATGCGGGCGAGTATCCCCAAGACGCGAAGATTTTCATGTCGGATGAAGAGCCCGGCATCGAGTTCCCGGACCTCGTCCCCAATACCGTACGCCTGCTCATCGTCAGCAAGCGACTGAAGAACGGGATGGAGGAGGTCAACCGCGGGCCCGTGCAATACCTGCCGCTCTCCATCTACAATCACAAGAAGCGACTGGCCTCAACCGACTACTTCGTCGTCAACCCGCTGGGAACCGTGGATGTGCTCGACACCTCCGCCTCCAAGATCGAATACCTGGACGGGAAGGTCGTGGAGATCACGAAGTACGTCCTGGATCCGAAGAAGATTGCTCAAGCGCCGGACCTCTTCCGCATCAAGGAGGCCCCGGAGTCCTATGTCGTGAGCGAGCGCGTCCTGGATGCGTGGCGGAAGATCACCCCGAAGCCCACGAACATCACGTTCTTCATCCTGGACGTCCCCGCCACCTGA
- a CDS encoding BTAD domain-containing putative transcriptional regulator: protein MSSKAASSKAVSNKAESPTDGPKDAPPLAEELIRGEVTLGQFLGLSNERLYKYAATGHQMLQVGRTKVALQIFEGLVAAAPHDTVFRAQLGAVYMTMDRVDDAFGAYDQALRFNSSNVDALVGRGEILLRRGKVPEGLKDLGKAIEYDPGLRRKATQRARGTLLALKKQAEQAKAKPAAKK, encoded by the coding sequence GTGAGCAGCAAGGCCGCAAGCAGCAAGGCCGTGAGCAACAAGGCCGAGTCCCCCACGGACGGGCCGAAGGACGCGCCGCCGCTGGCGGAGGAGCTCATCCGGGGAGAGGTGACGCTCGGCCAGTTCCTCGGGCTGTCGAACGAGCGGCTCTACAAGTACGCCGCCACGGGCCACCAGATGCTCCAGGTCGGCCGCACGAAGGTCGCGTTGCAGATCTTCGAAGGCCTGGTGGCCGCAGCGCCACACGACACGGTGTTCCGCGCGCAGCTGGGCGCCGTCTACATGACGATGGACCGGGTGGACGACGCCTTCGGCGCGTACGACCAGGCCCTGCGCTTCAACAGCTCCAACGTGGACGCGCTGGTGGGCCGCGGCGAAATCCTCCTGCGGCGCGGCAAGGTGCCGGAAGGGCTGAAGGACCTGGGCAAGGCCATCGAGTACGACCCCGGCCTGCGCCGCAAGGCCACGCAGCGGGCCCGAGGGACGCTGCTCGCCCTCAAGAAGCAGGCGGAGCAGGCGAAGGCGAAGCCCGCCGCGAAGAAGTAG